The bacterium DNA window TCAACCATATCCTCAACCATATCAGGATAATCGTAAATTGCGTATGCTAATCCCTCAAAGGTGAGCATATCCCTTATTCGCCCGATCATCGAACCACAATTAACACCCAGAGGGTACGTTCTGTCCTCAGGATGCATTTTCTTATATTTCTCAATATCAACCTTTCTGTCTGGTTCTTCACGGGAAAACCGCTTTTCTTTACATTCCTTCCAGTCATCGGGAGTTACAATGGATGACTTTATATAGTGAGGGATTGTATCATGCCCGTCTTTTGGAACTTCCGCCATAACCCCGTATCCATTTATAATAATCTTCTTATCAGCAGTTTCTGATATAACCTTGCCATCTTCGAATGGGGGAACCATCCAGGTTTTTCCCCTTATATATGTTATCTCATCAAAATTAAAGAATATATCTGCTTCGTCATTATTTGTAATATTATTTTCCCTAAACTCTTTCCATTTTTGAAAATTTTCATCCCAGTACCCAAACTCCATATTAAAACACCTGTCAACTGGTTTATAGTGCATCTGATTATTAAAGCGTTCTCTGTTTGTCATGGTCCCTTTCCATTTTGGCCTGCATGGTGTAATTAACATTTTACAATCTCCTGTTTTACTCCTTAGTTTAACTGATTTTTCTCATAAATTCCAGTGTTTCTCTGAATGATTTCACACCTGATGTTGCACCAGTTGCTGTTGTAGCCAGAGCACCTACTGCGTTTGCAAACCTGGCGGTTTTTTCCATTTGCCACCCTCTTATTATTCCTGTAAGAAATCCTGCTATAAAACAGTCGCCTGCTCCGGTAGTATCTATTGCTTTTACCTTATATGCAGGCGTTTTGAGCTTTTTATCCTTTGTAAAAACATAACTTCCTTTTTCTCCCATTTTTAAAACCGCTTATTTCTTTTCCTGTCTCTGCTATTTTACCTGCTATTTCGTGGCCTGTAATACGGGGTGGTGTAATTAGCTTATGTCCCTGATTATAGATTCTGAGGTCACTGCCGCAGATAGCACATGCTTTAATCTTAACAAGAACTTCGCCCGGTTTTATTTCAGGATCCGGGACCTCTTTTAGTATAATGCGTTTTGGTCCTTCATAAACTGCAGCTTTCATTGACTTTCCTCCATATTAAGCTTTTGTGATGAGCCTCTAATCATATAATAATCACAAATCAATCTGTCTATTCTTTCAGCAACATGTTTCTGAGCAAGAGAGATATCATTCGGGTTTTCAGCTATGCTTTTCTCATAAACCTGGCGGATATCCGTACCGATGTTGATTTTCGATATGCCCTCTTTTATGGCATCAAGCACATAACTGCGATGAATGCCTGAGCCGCCGTGAAGAACAAGGGGTACGTTTGTTACATTCCGGAGTTTGCGCAGATGTTCAATATTAATTCTTGCGGCGACCTTTTCCCTGTTTTTTGCCGTGCCGCTTATTGCTCCGTGGATATTCCCTACGGCTACAGAAAGCCAGTCAACAGAGGTCTCATTTACGAATTTTTCCGCCTGCTCGGGATCTGTAAAACCTTTGGCAGATGCAAAAAGTTCTTCGTATGGAGGAAGAGGCCCCTTTTCATGTCCGAGGACTGCGCCAAGCTCAGCCTCTACCGGAATATTCCTGGCATGAGAGAGCTCCACCACTTCTCTGGTTACAGCAAT harbors:
- a CDS encoding alcohol dehydrogenase catalytic domain-containing protein; the encoded protein is MKAAVYEGPKRIILKEVPDPEIKPGEVLVKIKACAICGSDLRIYNQGHKLITPPRITGHEIAGKIAETGKEISGFKNGRKRKLCFYKG
- a CDS encoding class II fructose-bisphosphate aldolase, whose translation is MLSNSNMTVIMKKAHKLRILIPAFNVPYLPMVKPVIDSLKRNECFGLVQVARPDVEKFEAGSNRKVACEYQKFADTNHVRLHLDHTPVIDEDNQKVDWKFIIMEALELGFDSVMIDGSRLTLAENIAVTREVVELSHARNIPVEAELGAVLGHEKGPLPPYEELFASAKGFTDPEQAEKFVNETSVDWLSVAVGNIHGAISGTAKNREKVAARINIEHLRKLRNVTNVPLVLHGGSGIHRSYVLDAIKEGISKINIGTDIRQVYEKSIAENPNDISLAQKHVAERIDRLICDYYMIRGSSQKLNMEESQ